A window from Salarias fasciatus chromosome 11, fSalaFa1.1, whole genome shotgun sequence encodes these proteins:
- the dcstamp gene encoding dendritic cell-specific transmembrane protein, whose product MHSSWIDMKHSLEDFGFLALDVFTNGNREGLKRTVLLLLTCSFSSLLLGSLLLLYLLFVLDYELLVAGGIAGCSGVILTVALFLSKRVRCLGTLFMISIFMKKSRNLLLTAGTSLVVLKNIRNTVENLTRLVKSMICNLQVKKAAIMAPFSNYVAMLKWIGNMLKGVTDLGVLNLDSKLEVSFRLESNNFSWKLSEAEQKVNETVKYVHGLVNTISSVVDRMFPAVSFLVLMMFIGLHIKRYCKDMKYQNRFISSKFVQFDEKQKAEGKPHVLPLTPKEEKLYTSITSARPTTREGKAMLKFGMPVLSHFVTWVIFITVDALLYCFVDIVTTRLSELKPFHVPLVMSIKGIATLIGIPFVEEIHQENFSYSVTLFEKKCLPKPKLMLYSSIFPLAAILLILLFMVLMASKVSQLRLIVCEGFFASAAEERVQYLHGKILRGRFKMRREKSGGSLLTLISKLHFWCPLLFHDKEDPQSAV is encoded by the exons ATGCATTCCTCGTGGATTGATATGAAACATAGCCTTGAGGATTTTGGTTTCCTGGCTTTGGACGTCTTCACCAACGGGAACAGGGAAGGCTTGAAACGaaccgtcctcctcctcctcacctgcagcttctcgagcctcctcctcggctccctgctcctcctctacctcctctTCGTCCTGGACTACGAGCTGCTCGTGGCCGGAGGGATCGCCGGCTGCTCAGGGGTCATACTGACTGTTGCCCTCTTCCTGTCGAAGAGAGTGAGGTGCTTAGGGACTCTGTTTATGATATCTATCTTCATGAAGAAGAGTCGAAACCTGCTTCTGACTGCTGGGACCAGTTTGGTGGTTCTGAAGAACATCCGCAACACGGTGGAGAACCTCACGCGCCTCGTCAAGAGTATGATCTGCAATCTGCAGGTGAAGAAGGCGGCCATCATGGCTCCTTTCAGTAACTATGTGGCGATGCTGAAGTGGATTGGAAACATGCTGAAAGGGGTCACAGACCTCGGAGTCTTAAACCTTGACTCCAAGCTCGAGGTTTCATTTCGCCTGGAATCAAATAATTTCAGCTGGAAACTCTCCGAAGCGGAGCAGAAAGTGAACGAGACGGTAAAATACGTGCACGGCCTCGTGAACACGATCTCCTCCGTGGTCGACAGGATGTTCCCCGCCGTCAGCTTCCTGGTGCTCATGATGTTCATCGGCCTGCACATAAAAAGATACTGCAAGGACATGAAGTACCAAAACAGGTTCATCAGCAGCAAGTTCGTCCAGTTTGATGAGAAGCAAAAGGCTGAAGGGAAGCCCCATGTCCTGCCCCTCACACCCAAGGAGGAGAAGCTgtacacctccatcacctccgcCCGGCCCACCACCAGGGAGGGTAAAGCCATGCTCAAGTTTGGGATGCCAGTTCTGTCCCACTTTGTCACATGGGTCATCTTCATAACCGTGGATGCTCTGCTGTACTGTTTTGTTGACATTGTGACGACAAGGCTTTCAGAGCTGAAGCCTTTCCATGTCCCGCTGGTCATGAGCATCAAA GGAATTGCAACGTTGATTGGGATCCCCTTTGTTGAGGAAATTCATCAGGAAAATTTTTCCTACTCGGTGACCCTGTTTGAAAAGAAGTGTCTCCCCAAGCCCAAACTGATGCTCTACAGCTCCATATTTCCACTGGCAGCCATTCTTCTCATCCTACTCTTCATGGTTTTGATGGCTTCTAAAGTCTCCCAGCTCAGGCTGATAGTCTGTGAAGGATTCTTTGCTtcagctgctgaggagagagTCCAGTATCTGCATGGCAAAATCCTGAGGGGCAGATTCAAaatgaggagagagaagagcggTGGCAGCCTCCTCACACTCATTTCTAAG CTGCATTTCTGGTGCCCATTGCTCTTCCACGACAAAGAGGATCCACAAAGTGCAGTGTGA
- the dpys gene encoding dihydropyrimidinase: MAQSTRILIKGGKVVNEDCSAISDVYIENGKIAEVGLNLQVPAGARVIDATGKLVIPGGIDTHTHLELAFMGTQSVDDFHIGTKAALAGGTTMIMDFAIPQKGQPLLEAYDSWRKNADPKVCCDYSLHVAVTWWSDKVKKEMETLAKERGVNSFKMFMAYKGLFMLQDSELYDAFAQCKKIGAIAQVHAENGDLIAEGAKKMLSLGITGPEGHEMCRPEEVEAEATQRAVTIAHAVNCPLYVVHVMSKSAAKVVSNARRDGRVVFGEPIAAGLGIDGTHYWNKDWAHAAGFVMGPPLRPDPSTPGYLMDLLANDDLSVTGTDNCTFSVCQKALGKDDFTKIPNGVNGVEDRMSVIWEKGVHSGKMDENRFVAVTSSNAAKIFNFYPQKGRIAKDSDADVVIWDPKMTRKISAKTHHQALDYNVFEGMECHGVPVVTISRGQVVYEEGRLNVSAGHGRFIHRKPFSEFVYKRIRQRDEVGQPTAVIRKPYEGKVVSV, from the exons atgGCACAGTCCACCAGGATCCTGATTAAAGGAGGAAAAGTGGTAAACGAGGACTGCTCCGCCATCAGCGACGTCTACATCGAAAATGGGAAAATAGCAGAAGTTGGGCTGAATCTACAAGTCCCAGCTGGGGCTCGGGTCATCGACGCCACCGGTAAACTGGTGATCCCCGGCGGCAtcgacacgcacacacacttggagTTGGCGTTCATGGGCACCCAGTCGGTGGATGACTTCCACATCGGCACAAAG gCTGCTTTAGCAGGAGGGACCACGATGATCATGGACTTTGCCATCCCCCAGAAGGGCCAGCCTCTCCTGGAGGCCTACGACAGCTGGCGCAAGAACGCCGACCCCAAAGTGTGCTGCGACTACTCCCTGCATGTCGCTGTCACGTGGTGGAGTGACAAG GTCAAGAAAGAGATGGAGACGCTGGCCAAAGAAAGAGGAGTGAATTCCTTCAAGATGTTTATGGCCTATAAAGGTCTATTCATGCTTCAGGACTCTGAGCTGTATGATGCCTTTGCCCAGTGTAAGAAGATCGGTGCGATCGCTCAGGTTCATGCTGAAAACGGCGATCTGATTGCAGAG GGCGCGAAGAAGATGCTATCCTTGGGCATCACGGGGCCCGAGGGCCATGAGATGTGTCGaccggaggaggtggaggccgAGGCGACGCAGCGAGCCGTCACCATCGCCCACGCCGTCAACTGCCCGCTCTACGTGGTGCACGTCATGAGCAAATCTGCAGCCAAGGTGGTGTCGAATGCACGCAGAGACG GCCGTGTAGTATTTGGCGAGCCAATTGCAGCTGGATTAGGCATTGATGGCACCCACTATTGGAACAAAGACTGGGCCCACGCTGCTGGCTTTGTGATGGGACCGCCGCTCAGACCCGACCCCAGCACCCCGGGGTACCTCATGGACTTACTGGCAAA TGACGATCTGAGTGTGACGGGGACGGACAACTGCACCTTCTCCGTGTGCCAGAAAGCCCTCGGCAAAGACGACTTCACCAAGATCCCTAATGGGGTCAACGGCGTGGAAGACAGGATGTCAGTCATCTGGGAGAAAGGAGTG CACAGTGGCAAAATGGACGAGAATCGATTTGTGGCTGTCACcagcagcaacgcagcaaaAATCTTCAACTTCTACCCACAGAAAGGCCGAATCGCCAAGGATTCGGATGCTGATGTGGTTATATGGGACCCCAAGATGACGAG GAAGATCTCAGCCAAGACTCACCACCAGGCGTTGGACTACAACGTGTTTGAGGGCATGGAGTGCCACGGCGTCCCCGTCGTCACCATCTCCAGGGGGCAGGTGGTGTATGAGGAGGGGCGGCTAAACGTGTCTGCAGGCCACGGCCGATTCATCCACAGGAAGCCTTTCTCTGAGTTCGTTTACAAGAGAATCAGGCAAAGAGACGAG GTGGGGCAGCCCACAGCTGTGATCAGAAAACCCTATGAAGGCAAAGTCGTCTCTGTGTGA